The Rhodopirellula halodulae genome includes the window GACCACGCTGACTTTGGAAACTTGATCGTCGTGAGTCACGCCATCGGCACCCAGCGATTTCAGGATCGCTTCCAACGCGTTGAGAGTCTTTTTCAACTCGCCGCCGGCTACGGTGAAGGACACATCGGCTTTGCCAGCGTCGCCCACGTTTTGAACCACCATGTCGACGGCGACCTTTTCAGCCGCGATTGCGGAGAAAATCTTTTGGCTCATGCCAGGCACATCCGGAACGCCCAGGACCGTCACGCGAGCTTCATCACGCGTGAGGGCGGCTCCTGATACCGGTGCGGATTCGGATTCCGGTTGAGCAACGATCATCGTCCCGTCTTGGTCCGAGAAGCTGCTGCGAACATGAATCGGCACATCAAACTTTTTGGCGAATTCGATTGATCGCGAATGCATCACGCCGGCACCGAGCGATGCCAGTTCCAGCATTTCGTCGTAACTGATCACATCCACTCGGCGAGCTTCGGCCAGCAAACGTGGGTCGGTCGTGTAGACACCATCCACGTCAGTGTTGATCTCACACGCATCGGCACCCAGCACGGCCGCCAGAGCAACAGCGGTGGTATCGCTTCCACCTCGACCCAGGGTTGTGATGTTCAGGTCGTCGTCGATGCCTTGGAATCCCGCGGCGACCACGATGTTGCCGGCATCCAACAAGCTTTCGATGCGACCCGTGTCGATCGATTGAATGCGAGCCTTGCTGAAACTGTTGTCGGTCTTCAGTCCAATCTGGCCGCCAGTGAGGCTGACCGCTTTGGAACCCATTTGGTGGATGGCCATCGCAACCAAAGCCACGCTGACTTGTTCGCCCGTGCTGAGCAGCATGTCCATTTCACGGGCGGGAGGCTCTTCGCTGATCTGCGAAGCCAGGTCCAGCAACGTGTCGGTGTTCTTGCCCATGGCGCTGACCACCATCACGACTTGGTGACCGGCTTTTTGTGCACGGATGGCCTTGCGAGCAGCAGCACGGATTTTGTCGGTGTCCGCGACGGAGGTGCCGCCGAATTTTTGAACGATCAGGGACATGGAGATGACGAAACGAAAGGGAGTTGAAGGTGGCGAGCGACGATCAGAACAGTCGCTCAGGTTGCGATCGCGTGGAGATCAATCGGCTTTCTTGACGAACGAATCCATCATTGTCCAACCAGGATCAAAGGCCCAACCGGAAGCATTCGCGGCCACCTCGTCGAAGGTGGTCGCCGAATCGGCTTCGATCCCGGTTCCGGCCATCACAAGCGGCACCGGACCGTGGGTGTGCTTCTTCGTGCGACAGAAGGTTGGGTGGTCGGGCAGGATCAACATGCGATGCTCACCGTGCTGCGACAACGCTTCCCACAAAGGAGCAACGATGTGCTCGTCGATCTGCTGCAATGCTTTGATTTTCTCGTCCGCGTTGCCCTCGTGGGAGGCTTCGTCCGGTGCTTCGATGTGGACGCAGACGAAATCATAATCAGCGAGTGCCTGGATTGCTGCTTGCCCTTTCCCGGCGTAGTTCGTGTCCAGGTAACCCGTGGCACCTTCGACCTCGATCCGAGGCCAGCCCGCCAGTGCGCCGATGCCGCGAAGCAAGTCAACGGCGGTGATCATCACGCCGCGAATGCCGTATCGTTCTTCGAACGTTGAGAGCTTGGGGGCGCCGCCGCTGCTCCACAACCAAACGTGCGTGGCTTCGTCTTTGCCTGCCGCTTTGCGAGCCGCATTGATCGGATGTTTCGCCAGGATCTCAGCCGAGGCATTCATCAGGTCAACCAAGATCTGGCTTCCTGGGCCGCGTGGGAAATCATCGACCACGCTTAAGTCGGTCAAATCGTGAGGGGCACTGGATCGCGTCGATGAGGTGAACGGCGAGGGATGATCCGCGTCGCCGCGATACAGCATCAAATTGCGATAGCTCACGCCGGGGACAAATTCCAAACGCTCAGCCAGGTCGCTGTCGGCCAAGGGGCCGTTCTCTCCGAACAATTCTTTCGAAAGGTCGGCCAGCAACGTGGTGGCTTCTTCGGTGCTGATGTGATCAGCGGTGAAGTCGATCATCGTTTGGTCGCGTATGGTGACCAAATTGCAGCGAACGGCACAATCGTACGGCCCCAGCTCGATGCCTTGTGCGGCGGCTTCCAGCGGAGCGCGTCCCGTGAAGCACACGTTGGGGTCGTAGCCCAGCAAACACAGGTTGGCGATCTCGCTGCCGGCGGGAAAGTCAATCGGCGTGTTGTCCGTGACGCCGACGCGGCCCAGCGAAGCGATCTTGTCCATCGCGGGCAGATTCGCGGCCTGCAGCGGTGTGCGGCCGTTCAGCGATTCCAGGGGTTCGTCGGCACAGCCGTCGGGAATAATCAGTGCATATTTCATGGCGAAGGCTCCGCCGGGATGATCGAGAGAATTGTGGCAGTTTCGTTGAACACTGGAAAAAACGAAAGGGCCCGACCGAGATCGCTCAGTCGGGGGCGTAGCAGATGACGTGACTGTGCCAATCGCTGCAATCGGACCGCGTCCCCAGGCTTGACACCAAACCACCCAAAAAGATGTGGTGAAGTGGTCGGACGTGACCCATTCTTGATTGGATCAATAGCTCTCTTCGTTCTCGCACCGAATTTGACGATGCAAGCTGTCACATCCACGACGCATTCTTCCTCCGCCGATCCATTCGCTCCGTCCGCTTGGCAGAAGGAGTCTGCGATTTCTATTTCGACCGATAGCGACTCACCGGCCGCCACGGGGCACTCCCCCGCGGAAGTTCGAGAATTGGCGAAAGCGGTCCGTAAAGGCCAATGCATCGAGTCGGTAAGCAGCGATGAATCGGCTGCCGCTTTGAAGCCGCATCGCCGGATCGTTGAGTTGGATGCATTGCGGGCAATGGCCGCGATCAACTTGGTGCTGTTCCACTTCACCCACGTCTACGCTGTCAAGTTTGGATACACGAGTCCGCTGGGTGGCGAGTGGCCGTATGGCGCTTATGGGGTGGAGCTGTTCTTCATCCTCAGCGGTTTCGTCAACAGCATGTCGTTGCTGCGTCGCGGCAAGCCCACTGACTTTGTGGCCGCGCGATTGATCCGGATCGTGCCGTTGTTCTTGATGGTCATTGGTGCGAATCTTTGGATCACAACGCTGGCTCCGCTCAACGGTCAACCCGTTTCCACGGCTCAGTTCCTGGCCAACTTGACGTTGATGCCTCGCGTGTTTGGTTATGAATGCATCGATCCGGTGATGTGGACGTTGCAGGTCGAGATGATGTTTTACTTCGTCCTGGTGACGTTGTTCTGCAAAGGCTTTTTGAAACGATACTTCGTCGGGTGGGGATCGCTGCTGGCGGCATCGCTGGTCTTGTGCCCCACGTTGGATGCGGCCAAAGCGAGTTACGGTGACACGACGATCTTCGCAGCATTCACCGCGGTGCGACATCTGTTGGTATTGGATTTCGCACCGTTGTTCGCCATCGGATTCTTGCTGTACATGATCAAGACGGGCGTCGGGCCAAAGTGGAAGAACCTGCTGGGGATCGTGATCGCCGCTGGTGTGTTCCACAGCATTGATCATGGCAAACACAATCCCGCCGCGACGGTTTTGATCATCGGCTTGGTGACGATGGCGGCCTACGGCAAAATTCCTGTGCTTCGGCTGAAACCGTTTGTCACCGTCAGTGCGATCTCCTACGCGTTGTATCTCTGTCACAACAACTTGGGCTGTGCGTTGATTCATGCGTTTGACCACGCCGGAGTGCCGCCGCTCGCGAGTCTCGCGATCGCGATTGTGTTCTCCTTCGCGTTGGCTTTGGTCATCACCAACCGAGTCGAGCAGCCGATCACCAAGGCATTGCGTCGGTTGTATGCCAAAGCAACTGAACGAGCCCGACAGCCCGCTGCCGAACCAGCCGTTTGAGCACGCACACCCACAACCAAAACCAAAAACCGTAGCTCGGTGGTCCCCACCGAGAGCTGAGCTCAATCACGGCGGGGGACCGCCGTGCCACAGGTTGATTCGCGTTTGGGCGGTAGGCCGGAACACGCCGCTTCGGCGCAGCTCCGGCACCTGCGAACCGATCGGCTGATCTCCACAGCCGGATATGCGTCGCAAAGCCTCCTGCATCCGGCCTGCAGTTCACTGTAGCTCGGTGGTCCCCCACCGAGAGCTGGGCTCAAGCACGGCGGGGGACCGCCGTGCCACAGATTGATTCGCGTTTGGGCGGTAGGCCGGAACCAGCCGCTTCGGTGCAGCTCCGGCACCTGCGAACCGATCGATCGGCTAATCATCACTGCCGGATGTGCGTCGCAAGCATCCTTCATCCGGCCTACAGTTCACCGTAGCTCGGTGGTCCTCCACCGAGAGCTGGGCTCAATCACGGCGGGGGACCGCCGTGCCACAGGTTTTGTCGTGGTCATTTTACGACGAGGTTGACCATGCGGCCGGGGATGGCGATGGTCTTCACGACTTTCTTATCACCGATCGCGTTCTGGACCGCGGAATCCGCCAAGGCCGCTTCGCCCATCTCGTCCGGTTTCGCTTCGGGTGACAACGAAATCTTCGCCTTCACCTTGCCGTTGATCTGCACCGGGATCTCGATGCTGGACTGCACCAAGGCGGCTTCGTCCCATTGCGGCCAAGGCTGCAGCGAAATTGACTCGTCGTGCCCCAGTTGCTTCCACAACTCTTCGCACAAGTGCGGTGCGTACGGAGCCAACAAAATCAAAAACGATTCCATCGCTTCGCGCGGGCGAGTCTCGCACCGGGTGAAGTGGTTGGTGAACTCCATCATCTTCGCGATCGCGGTGTTAAAGCTCATCGCTTCGTTGTCTTCAGTCACCTTGCGGATCGTTTGGTGCAGCACGCGGCGTTGTTCTTCGTCACATGGCGTGTCGACGACGGCGGCGGACAACTTCAGGTCGTCCTCGGGTTCGTCGATGATCATCCGCCAAACGCGATCCAAGAAACTCCGCACACCGCCAACACCATTCATGGCCCAAGGCTTGGTGGCTTCCAGTGGCCCCATGAACATCTCGTACAAACGAAGCGAGTCCGCACCGTAATCGCGAACGACGAAGTCTGGGTTGACCACGTTGCCGCGGCTCTTGCTCATCTTGAAAGCGCGGCTGTCGACCTTGATCGAAGCGTCGGACTTCAAGACAAACCCTTCGCCCTTTT containing:
- a CDS encoding aspartate kinase, which codes for MSLIVQKFGGTSVADTDKIRAAARKAIRAQKAGHQVVMVVSAMGKNTDTLLDLASQISEEPPAREMDMLLSTGEQVSVALVAMAIHQMGSKAVSLTGGQIGLKTDNSFSKARIQSIDTGRIESLLDAGNIVVAAGFQGIDDDLNITTLGRGGSDTTAVALAAVLGADACEINTDVDGVYTTDPRLLAEARRVDVISYDEMLELASLGAGVMHSRSIEFAKKFDVPIHVRSSFSDQDGTMIVAQPESESAPVSGAALTRDEARVTVLGVPDVPGMSQKIFSAIAAEKVAVDMVVQNVGDAGKADVSFTVAGGELKKTLNALEAILKSLGADGVTHDDQVSKVSVVGLGMAHQKSVAASMFRALADANVNIQMITTSEIKISCLVPRDQADTALRAVHEAFSLHERPADAKTWNEIKASAAKEADVADVVARLQNDALEALTLTDISIVPDQARVTLDGVPDQVGVAADMFDQIGQASIFVDMIVQGYDGEDGSTSVSFTVEQADLADAEKVAQAICDKHQMRAVRGASGITKLSVSGIGLRSHTQVGTILFDQLASAGINVEMIATSELQVNVVIQSSQAGNAAERLKQAFADALS
- a CDS encoding acyltransferase family protein; this translates as MQAVTSTTHSSSADPFAPSAWQKESAISISTDSDSPAATGHSPAEVRELAKAVRKGQCIESVSSDESAAALKPHRRIVELDALRAMAAINLVLFHFTHVYAVKFGYTSPLGGEWPYGAYGVELFFILSGFVNSMSLLRRGKPTDFVAARLIRIVPLFLMVIGANLWITTLAPLNGQPVSTAQFLANLTLMPRVFGYECIDPVMWTLQVEMMFYFVLVTLFCKGFLKRYFVGWGSLLAASLVLCPTLDAAKASYGDTTIFAAFTAVRHLLVLDFAPLFAIGFLLYMIKTGVGPKWKNLLGIVIAAGVFHSIDHGKHNPAATVLIIGLVTMAAYGKIPVLRLKPFVTVSAISYALYLCHNNLGCALIHAFDHAGVPPLASLAIAIVFSFALALVITNRVEQPITKALRRLYAKATERARQPAAEPAV
- a CDS encoding cofactor-independent phosphoglycerate mutase, whose protein sequence is MKYALIIPDGCADEPLESLNGRTPLQAANLPAMDKIASLGRVGVTDNTPIDFPAGSEIANLCLLGYDPNVCFTGRAPLEAAAQGIELGPYDCAVRCNLVTIRDQTMIDFTADHISTEEATTLLADLSKELFGENGPLADSDLAERLEFVPGVSYRNLMLYRGDADHPSPFTSSTRSSAPHDLTDLSVVDDFPRGPGSQILVDLMNASAEILAKHPINAARKAAGKDEATHVWLWSSGGAPKLSTFEERYGIRGVMITAVDLLRGIGALAGWPRIEVEGATGYLDTNYAGKGQAAIQALADYDFVCVHIEAPDEASHEGNADEKIKALQQIDEHIVAPLWEALSQHGEHRMLILPDHPTFCRTKKHTHGPVPLVMAGTGIEADSATTFDEVAANASGWAFDPGWTMMDSFVKKAD